From a single Cyclobacterium marinum DSM 745 genomic region:
- the holA gene encoding DNA polymerase III subunit delta, with translation MASKPESILKELEANKFAPIYFLQGEEPYFIDKITDFIENNALAPQDRSFNQTIMYGKESTIASILTNAKRFPMMADRQVVIVKEAQNVFEIGKENGDQQLIAYINNPLPSTILVFAYKYKTLDGRKALAKELDKKAILVKSDKVPEYKLSPYIEQYVKSKGHSIETKACQILAESIGNNMEVLTNEIDKMIINFNEPVKINPGHIQQYIGISKDFNNFELTKALSYKDVNKANTIINYFGQNIKSHPLIPILTLLYIHFSRLLLVKANKNLGERELAGLIKVNPYFVKEYTIAAKNYSLGKIIDVVGYLKEADLRSKGVTTSNAVDDSQILKELIFKILH, from the coding sequence ATGGCCAGTAAACCGGAAAGTATTTTAAAAGAACTGGAAGCAAATAAATTTGCCCCTATTTATTTTCTTCAGGGTGAAGAACCTTATTTCATTGATAAAATTACAGATTTCATTGAAAACAATGCCCTTGCACCTCAAGATCGAAGCTTTAACCAAACGATTATGTATGGAAAAGAATCGACCATAGCCTCGATTCTTACCAATGCAAAACGTTTTCCTATGATGGCTGACAGGCAAGTGGTCATAGTAAAGGAGGCTCAAAATGTTTTTGAAATTGGAAAGGAAAATGGAGACCAACAATTGATCGCCTATATCAACAATCCACTTCCAAGTACCATTTTGGTTTTTGCCTATAAATACAAAACCTTGGATGGACGGAAAGCCCTGGCCAAAGAGTTGGATAAAAAAGCCATTCTGGTAAAATCCGACAAAGTTCCTGAATACAAACTTTCCCCATATATTGAACAATATGTGAAATCAAAGGGACATTCTATCGAAACAAAAGCTTGCCAGATTTTGGCTGAATCTATAGGCAATAATATGGAAGTGCTGACCAATGAAATAGATAAAATGATTATCAATTTTAATGAACCTGTTAAAATAAACCCCGGGCATATCCAACAGTACATTGGAATCAGTAAGGATTTTAACAATTTTGAATTGACCAAAGCCTTGAGTTATAAAGATGTCAATAAGGCAAATACCATCATTAATTACTTTGGTCAGAATATTAAATCTCATCCTTTAATCCCCATTTTAACACTTTTATACATTCATTTCTCTCGACTATTATTGGTCAAAGCCAATAAAAACCTTGGGGAAAGAGAACTTGCCGGGCTAATCAAGGTAAACCCTTATTTTGTAAAAGAATATACCATAGCAGCAAAGAATTATTCTTTAGGCAAGATTATTGATGTGGTGGGATACCTTAAAGAGGCGGATTTACGTTCCAAAGGTGTAACCACTTCAAATGCTGTAGACGATAGTCAAATATTAAAAGAGCTAATTTTTAAAATT
- a CDS encoding tetratricopeptide repeat protein, with amino-acid sequence METIETGISYYKEGKFEDALAVFNRLIKKEGSQPAYLHYRARVQSRLGAMEEALIDFDLLLKADAYNTTYISDKAVVLHLLDRNREAMEAFDRALNLDPNNPYRYSSRAYFRDRIGDLKGAIEDYEKAIELDPEDAVAHNNKGIVEEKLGYKEKSQQSFSKADKLTGYKAPERTEEKTSPMPEIKESSNNENNPPISEKKSLNVKIYFKTLASIFTDKKTRGEFKSFLKEKFKGS; translated from the coding sequence GTGGAAACAATAGAAACTGGTATCTCTTATTATAAAGAAGGAAAATTTGAAGATGCTTTAGCGGTATTCAATAGGTTAATCAAAAAAGAAGGATCTCAACCTGCTTACTTGCATTATAGGGCTAGGGTTCAATCCAGATTGGGAGCCATGGAAGAGGCATTAATCGATTTTGACTTGTTATTAAAAGCAGATGCTTACAACACCACTTATATATCAGACAAGGCAGTGGTGCTTCATTTGCTTGACAGGAATAGAGAGGCGATGGAAGCCTTTGACCGGGCCTTAAACCTAGACCCAAATAATCCCTATCGCTACTCTAGCAGAGCCTATTTTAGAGATCGGATAGGTGATTTAAAAGGTGCTATAGAGGATTACGAAAAAGCCATTGAACTCGATCCGGAAGATGCGGTGGCGCACAATAACAAAGGAATAGTTGAGGAGAAACTTGGTTACAAAGAAAAATCTCAACAAAGTTTTTCCAAAGCGGACAAGCTAACCGGGTATAAAGCGCCTGAAAGAACAGAAGAAAAAACCTCTCCAATGCCGGAAATAAAGGAGAGTTCAAACAATGAAAACAACCCTCCTATTTCAGAAAAAAAGTCGCTTAATGTGAAGATCTATTTCAAAACTTTGGCAAGTATTTTTACTGATAAAAAAACCAGAGGGGAGTTTAAGTCATTTTTAAAGGAGAAATTTAAAGGTTCTTGA
- a CDS encoding universal stress protein: protein MKKYTILCPTDFSECALNAIEYAARLGEKLNAELTLFHVPDSEDYKKLFPNKELEESLNAAVNKLNSLVKTVEEESLGKGLHACKSLVKEGKAVNTILEYAEENKVDLIIMGTEGVNEFKKNYIGTKASKVVQHANCDVFIIPRKVFFKPPRKMVYATDYMEEDKLAIQKVVKIAGLFESEIDVVHVSSKSNIIDKAMHRALKEELAPFAHYDKMNFVLKSYRDDAALGLENYLITSKGNILFTLSMKKTWFENLFTKNLSKKMSYFINKPLYVIKNL, encoded by the coding sequence ATGAAAAAATATACCATTCTTTGTCCTACTGACTTTTCAGAATGTGCGTTGAATGCCATAGAATATGCCGCAAGGTTGGGTGAAAAATTAAATGCAGAATTAACTTTATTTCATGTTCCTGACTCAGAAGACTATAAAAAATTATTCCCGAATAAAGAATTGGAAGAAAGCCTAAATGCTGCTGTAAATAAACTTAATAGCCTGGTCAAAACGGTGGAAGAAGAAAGCCTTGGCAAAGGCTTGCATGCTTGTAAATCGTTGGTGAAAGAAGGTAAAGCAGTTAATACTATCCTTGAATATGCAGAGGAAAATAAAGTTGACCTTATAATAATGGGGACAGAAGGTGTCAATGAATTCAAAAAGAATTATATAGGTACCAAAGCTTCTAAAGTGGTTCAGCATGCAAACTGTGATGTATTTATCATTCCAAGAAAAGTATTTTTCAAACCACCCCGAAAAATGGTATATGCTACGGATTACATGGAAGAAGACAAGTTGGCCATACAAAAGGTGGTAAAAATTGCAGGTTTATTTGAATCAGAAATTGATGTTGTTCATGTAAGTTCAAAATCCAATATTATAGACAAGGCCATGCATCGGGCTTTAAAAGAAGAATTGGCACCTTTTGCTCACTATGACAAAATGAATTTTGTATTGAAATCCTACAGAGATGATGCAGCTTTGGGCTTAGAAAACTATTTGATTACCTCCAAGGGAAATATATTGTTTACCTTAAGTATGAAAAAGACTTGGTTTGAAAACCTCTTTACAAAAAACCTTTCAAAGAAAATGTCTTATTTTATTAATAAACCGCTTTATGTGATCAAGAACCTTTAA
- a CDS encoding 2-hydroxyacid dehydrogenase yields MALAIVAPNKTDNELNSWRNIFQELAPEIDLQVYPEIKDKALVEVVVLWQHPKNILKTFPNLKLICSMGSGVDHIMADYIPKGVPITRIVDPRLTFSMTNYVVMGILNFHRQINRYIVNKRLKKWDMTQPEIPISVGVMGVGELGGDVLDKVHGLGIPCFGYGNSPKTSFRHPYYYGPQLQEFLDKINVVVCLLPLTPKTEGFLNDDLFNKFKPGTYLINVARGKHLVEEDLIPAIESGQVSGALLDVFSKEPLPETHPFWSKDEIMVTPHIASITNYRAAAPQIIANYKNAMENRPLINEVSTVQGY; encoded by the coding sequence ATGGCATTAGCAATTGTTGCGCCTAATAAAACTGACAATGAACTCAATTCTTGGAGAAATATTTTCCAAGAATTGGCCCCGGAAATTGACCTTCAAGTGTACCCCGAAATTAAAGATAAAGCCCTTGTAGAGGTAGTGGTATTATGGCAGCATCCCAAAAACATACTTAAAACGTTTCCTAACTTAAAGCTTATTTGCTCGATGGGTTCCGGTGTAGACCACATTATGGCGGATTACATTCCTAAAGGAGTTCCCATCACCCGGATTGTTGATCCTCGGCTTACTTTTTCCATGACCAATTATGTTGTCATGGGGATCCTCAACTTTCATCGCCAAATCAATAGATATATAGTCAATAAAAGACTTAAAAAATGGGACATGACCCAGCCCGAAATCCCCATATCCGTGGGAGTCATGGGTGTGGGAGAGCTTGGTGGTGATGTTTTGGATAAGGTTCACGGGTTGGGTATCCCCTGCTTTGGATATGGAAATTCACCCAAAACTTCTTTTCGACATCCATACTATTATGGTCCTCAACTTCAAGAATTTCTTGACAAGATAAATGTAGTGGTTTGTCTACTACCTTTAACACCCAAAACCGAGGGTTTCTTGAATGATGACTTATTTAATAAATTCAAACCCGGAACTTATCTTATCAATGTTGCCAGAGGTAAACATCTTGTTGAGGAAGATCTTATTCCAGCCATTGAATCAGGTCAGGTATCCGGGGCTTTATTGGATGTTTTTAGTAAAGAACCCTTGCCTGAAACACATCCTTTTTGGAGTAAGGATGAGATCATGGTCACTCCGCACATCGCAAGTATTACCAATTATAGAGCAGCAGCACCCCAAATCATTGCGAATTATAAAAATGCAATGGAAAATAGACCTTTGATTAATGAGGTCAGCACTGTTCAAGGATATTAA
- a CDS encoding DUF2911 domain-containing protein, translated as MKTKNIVCLMVLFTIVNMNAFSQIKMPQASPSSKVSQQVGLTTIHLDYSRPGKKGRKIFGELVPFGKVWRTGANNPTSLEFDIDIKVNGLPLKAGKYAMYTIPEKKSWTIIFSNNTELWGAMGYDPSDDALRINVPVTKLKSPVESMQISFTELTDSGAQLNIAWDKTSVGFTIEMEVDRVVMDQIKKLLIDRESDDAGLLFQASNYYYNQQKDLNKALEWVTKSVEKDPKYYTVHLKAKILAALGKKQEAISTAQVSMKLAEEAGNLDYVALNQRLIDTL; from the coding sequence ATGAAAACAAAGAATATTGTTTGCCTAATGGTGCTGTTTACAATTGTTAATATGAATGCATTTTCACAAATAAAAATGCCTCAGGCGAGTCCTAGTAGCAAAGTATCTCAGCAGGTAGGTTTAACCACCATCCATTTAGATTATTCAAGACCCGGAAAAAAGGGAAGAAAAATATTTGGAGAATTGGTACCATTTGGAAAAGTATGGAGAACCGGTGCCAATAATCCCACTAGCCTCGAATTTGATATTGATATAAAGGTAAATGGTCTGCCATTGAAGGCAGGAAAATATGCCATGTATACCATTCCTGAAAAGAAATCATGGACCATCATTTTTTCAAATAATACAGAGCTTTGGGGGGCTATGGGTTATGATCCTTCAGACGATGCCCTTAGAATCAATGTGCCTGTAACCAAACTAAAAAGCCCAGTAGAGTCTATGCAAATAAGTTTTACAGAACTCACAGATTCTGGTGCACAACTCAATATTGCATGGGACAAAACTTCAGTAGGTTTTACAATTGAAATGGAAGTAGACCGTGTGGTTATGGATCAAATTAAAAAACTATTGATAGATCGAGAAAGCGATGATGCCGGTTTACTTTTTCAAGCGTCCAATTATTATTACAACCAACAGAAGGATCTCAATAAGGCACTTGAGTGGGTGACAAAATCGGTAGAAAAAGATCCAAAATATTATACCGTCCATTTGAAGGCGAAAATTTTGGCTGCATTAGGGAAAAAGCAAGAGGCAATCTCAACTGCCCAGGTTTCAATGAAATTAGCAGAAGAAGCAGGTAACCTAGATTATGTAGCTCTAAATCAACGATTGATCGATACTTTATAA
- a CDS encoding sodium:solute symporter, with protein MSYLDWTVLFGTLFTIAVYGIYKTYGPKDMDKYIRGGNDMNWLTIGLSIMATQASAITFLSTPGQAYSDGMRFIQFYFGLPVAMIVICMFFLPLYYKLKVYTAYEFLEQRFDLKTRTLTAGLFLIQRGLAAGITIYAPAIILSTLLGWNLTFTNVFIGIIVIIYTVSGGTKAVSVTQKQQMTVMMGGMVLAGIIVIQMIPVSFTEALHVAGKMEKLNIVNFEFDLSDRYNFWSGFTGALFLFLSYFGTDQSQVQRYLSGRTLTQSRMGLMMNGFLKVPMQFIILFIGVMVFVFYQFYQPPVFFNTIQTDKLKASEYVEDFEALENEYASIFENKEKSIHSLLGAIESEDEKAVEKYKGAISNQSIAQEEVRDKVKELIIQNDPLAETRDTDYVFMRFVMDYLPRGVIGLLFAVIFSAAMSSTASELNALSSTTTIDIYRRSIKKEESSKHYMKSSRWFTVLWGVFAILFATYATLFENLIQAVNLLGSLFYGSILGIFMVAFFMKWVGGRAVFTAAIISEILILTLHYYNGKTVGDFSIDIGFLWYNAIGCLLVMFIAAILNLFISKPKDPILKKD; from the coding sequence ATGAGTTATCTCGACTGGACAGTCTTATTTGGGACTTTGTTTACCATAGCGGTTTATGGCATATATAAGACCTATGGTCCTAAGGATATGGACAAGTATATTCGTGGTGGAAATGACATGAATTGGTTGACCATTGGACTTTCTATTATGGCCACTCAGGCTTCGGCAATTACTTTTTTAAGTACTCCAGGACAAGCTTATTCTGATGGTATGCGGTTTATCCAATTTTATTTTGGCTTGCCTGTAGCCATGATTGTGATTTGCATGTTCTTTTTACCCCTGTACTATAAATTAAAAGTATATACAGCATATGAGTTTCTAGAGCAACGTTTTGACTTAAAGACAAGGACTTTGACCGCAGGTCTATTTTTGATACAGAGAGGTTTGGCTGCAGGAATCACCATATATGCACCGGCCATTATTTTGTCTACCCTACTAGGGTGGAACCTTACTTTTACCAATGTATTTATTGGAATCATAGTGATTATATATACCGTATCCGGTGGTACCAAAGCGGTATCTGTAACCCAAAAACAGCAAATGACGGTAATGATGGGAGGCATGGTATTGGCAGGTATAATAGTCATTCAGATGATCCCAGTAAGCTTTACAGAAGCCTTGCATGTGGCCGGGAAAATGGAAAAGCTTAATATTGTCAATTTTGAATTTGATTTATCAGACAGGTATAATTTTTGGTCAGGCTTCACAGGGGCGCTTTTCCTATTTCTTTCCTATTTTGGCACAGATCAATCTCAAGTACAGCGGTATCTAAGTGGAAGAACACTTACGCAAAGCAGAATGGGGTTAATGATGAATGGGTTTCTCAAAGTGCCCATGCAATTCATTATACTTTTTATAGGGGTAATGGTTTTTGTATTTTATCAATTTTATCAGCCTCCTGTTTTCTTCAATACGATTCAAACTGATAAGTTGAAAGCAAGTGAATATGTAGAAGATTTCGAAGCACTGGAAAATGAATACGCCAGTATATTTGAAAACAAAGAAAAAAGTATTCACAGCTTATTAGGTGCGATTGAATCCGAAGACGAGAAGGCTGTGGAGAAGTACAAAGGGGCAATCAGTAATCAATCCATAGCTCAAGAAGAGGTGAGGGATAAAGTAAAAGAATTGATTATTCAAAATGACCCTTTGGCTGAAACCCGAGATACAGATTATGTGTTCATGCGCTTTGTGATGGATTATTTACCCAGAGGGGTGATTGGGTTGCTCTTCGCTGTAATTTTTAGTGCTGCCATGTCGTCTACGGCTTCTGAACTCAATGCCTTGTCTTCCACCACCACCATTGATATCTACCGAAGATCGATTAAGAAAGAAGAAAGCTCTAAACATTATATGAAGTCTTCAAGGTGGTTTACAGTGCTTTGGGGAGTTTTTGCCATTCTTTTTGCCACTTATGCTACACTATTTGAAAACCTTATTCAGGCTGTAAATCTATTAGGTTCCTTATTTTATGGAAGTATTTTGGGGATATTTATGGTAGCATTTTTTATGAAATGGGTAGGCGGACGCGCTGTATTTACGGCAGCTATAATCTCCGAAATTTTGATTCTAACCCTTCACTATTACAATGGCAAAACCGTAGGAGACTTTAGTATTGATATTGGATTTTTGTGGTACAATGCCATTGGTTGCCTATTGGTGATGTTTATAGCAGCTATTTTAAACTTATTTATCTCCAAGCCCAAGGACCCAATCCTTAAGAAGGATTAA
- a CDS encoding PIG-L family deacetylase, with translation MIPNQFKELYKKPISLCLLLIGCLFFNNYLLAQSSASVYHGLLKLKETKKILYVAAHPDDENTRLIAYLANEEMADVAYLSLTRGDGGQNLIGKELGMELGMIRTQELLKARETDGGKQFFSRAIDFGYSRNPNETLNNWDRKKLLSDVVWVIRNFQPDIIITRFNTTPGITHGHHTTSAIIAGEAFKVSGDPNAFPEQLTYVEPWSAKRIFWNAYNWGGVYDQKPGKQYYQFPVGNFNPILGLSYSQIAANSRTMHKSQGFGATASIGHEMDLIELVDGKSFDVSPFEDLELRWLQLSNGSLIVNKISHLIDTFDFVEPSNNIEQLIEIKKELNKIQKGLPWVKEKQSLVDQLIRETLGWRGLFLSDKELNFPEAVVHSKLILNQVTDKKVKIKTFEVLDRVVKLDTDLSNNNSIEKELDFTIPKDHLNSQPYWLRLQPDNNLYTVKDQEMIGKAYNSPTISGKLTFTLLGEEFEVNLPLQFRYNDRVSGEVIQPFKIVPEVAIAVKQDNVFLLNEASGIVDVIVNFGKELKEGVIRVDGLNNNEYRVKEIFRDIKNKAIHFQIELNKVKGEGKTNHQISFVTNNAEEFDKGITRIIYPHIPNLTYFPKVSFNLIRLNLNLSPQTIGYIPGAGDKVPEILQNIGYRVEMIDATQLGSDFQKYTTIITGIRAFNVNQDMVSNKDALMEYVKAGGNLIVQYNTTASLLSNEFGPYPLTLSRDRVTVENSPVELLLKNHPVLNLPNKIVPADFDGWVQERGLYFPGSWDERYQSPLLMQDPGENASKGSLLHAKYGKGTYTYSGISWFRLLPAGVPGAIKLFVNLIEQGHEK, from the coding sequence ATGATACCAAATCAGTTCAAAGAACTCTATAAAAAGCCCATAAGTTTATGCCTACTTTTAATAGGCTGTTTATTTTTTAATAATTACCTACTAGCCCAAAGTAGTGCTTCAGTTTATCATGGCTTATTAAAGCTAAAGGAAACCAAAAAGATATTGTATGTAGCTGCCCACCCGGATGATGAAAATACTAGGCTTATTGCTTACCTGGCCAATGAAGAAATGGCTGATGTAGCTTATCTTTCCTTAACTAGGGGTGATGGGGGGCAAAATTTAATTGGTAAAGAGCTAGGGATGGAGTTAGGGATGATTCGAACTCAAGAGCTTCTTAAAGCAAGAGAAACGGATGGGGGAAAACAATTTTTCTCTCGAGCCATAGATTTTGGTTACAGTAGAAATCCCAATGAAACATTGAATAATTGGGATCGAAAAAAGCTGTTGTCTGATGTGGTTTGGGTTATACGTAATTTTCAACCTGACATTATTATTACCAGATTTAATACAACTCCGGGTATTACCCATGGTCACCATACCACTTCTGCGATTATTGCTGGAGAGGCATTTAAGGTTTCAGGCGACCCCAATGCTTTTCCCGAGCAGTTGACTTATGTGGAGCCTTGGTCTGCAAAACGAATTTTTTGGAATGCATACAATTGGGGAGGAGTATATGATCAAAAACCAGGTAAGCAATATTATCAATTCCCTGTAGGTAATTTTAACCCTATACTTGGGCTTAGTTATTCTCAAATTGCCGCCAACAGTAGGACCATGCATAAATCACAAGGGTTTGGTGCAACTGCAAGCATTGGTCATGAAATGGATCTTATAGAATTGGTGGATGGCAAATCCTTTGATGTTTCTCCATTTGAAGACCTTGAACTACGTTGGCTTCAGCTTTCCAATGGAAGTTTGATTGTCAACAAAATTAGCCATTTGATTGATACCTTCGATTTTGTGGAACCTTCCAATAATATTGAACAATTGATCGAAATAAAAAAAGAACTGAACAAAATTCAAAAGGGCTTACCCTGGGTCAAGGAAAAGCAAAGCCTTGTTGATCAACTGATAAGGGAAACTTTGGGATGGAGAGGACTTTTTCTTTCAGATAAAGAATTGAATTTTCCTGAGGCAGTGGTGCATAGTAAACTGATTTTAAATCAAGTCACTGATAAAAAAGTTAAAATAAAAACATTTGAGGTTCTTGACCGGGTGGTCAAACTAGATACGGATCTATCCAATAATAATTCCATAGAAAAAGAACTTGATTTTACCATTCCTAAAGACCATTTAAATTCCCAGCCTTATTGGCTTAGGTTACAACCAGATAATAATTTATACACAGTAAAAGATCAGGAAATGATAGGTAAAGCCTACAATTCACCGACCATTTCGGGAAAATTGACTTTTACCTTGTTGGGAGAAGAGTTTGAGGTGAACTTACCCTTGCAATTCCGCTATAATGACAGGGTGAGCGGGGAGGTAATACAACCCTTTAAAATTGTACCTGAAGTGGCTATAGCAGTGAAACAAGACAATGTTTTCCTACTTAATGAGGCTTCCGGAATAGTTGATGTAATCGTCAATTTTGGCAAAGAATTAAAAGAGGGAGTTATAAGAGTTGATGGTTTAAATAACAATGAATATAGGGTTAAAGAAATTTTTCGAGACATTAAAAACAAAGCCATTCATTTTCAAATCGAATTGAATAAGGTAAAAGGAGAAGGAAAAACCAACCATCAAATTTCCTTTGTGACCAACAATGCGGAAGAATTTGATAAAGGGATCACAAGGATTATATACCCTCATATTCCTAATTTAACTTACTTCCCAAAGGTATCCTTTAATTTGATTAGGCTAAATCTAAATCTTAGTCCTCAAACCATAGGTTACATACCTGGAGCAGGGGACAAGGTACCTGAGATCTTACAGAATATTGGGTACAGGGTCGAAATGATTGATGCAACTCAGCTAGGATCTGACTTCCAAAAATACACAACCATAATAACAGGGATCAGGGCTTTCAATGTGAATCAGGACATGGTTTCAAATAAAGACGCATTAATGGAGTATGTCAAAGCAGGAGGTAACCTTATTGTTCAATACAATACTACCGCCTCATTACTAAGTAATGAATTTGGGCCTTACCCATTAACCTTATCTAGAGATAGAGTGACGGTAGAAAATTCACCTGTGGAGCTACTTCTAAAAAACCATCCTGTTCTCAATCTTCCCAATAAAATTGTGCCTGCAGACTTTGACGGCTGGGTTCAGGAAAGGGGCTTATATTTTCCGGGTTCTTGGGATGAAAGATACCAAAGTCCATTGCTGATGCAGGATCCCGGTGAAAATGCTTCAAAAGGAAGTCTTTTGCATGCTAAGTATGGCAAAGGAACGTATACCTATTCAGGCATATCATGGTTCCGTTTACTTCCTGCAGGTGTTCCGGGTGCCATCAAGCTTTTTGTTAATCTTATCGAGCAAGGTCATGAAAAATAA
- a CDS encoding phytanoyl-CoA dioxygenase family protein — MDSNKDHKDIPGNPSTAYSSKFHLNDRSNGKKLQIMTESDWDFWVKNGYVIIPQAIPKSYTSRLAKLLWEFEEKDPDDMATWYATASKDMEMVELTNSGMVEIYNHQYLWDIRQYPKVYEAFTDIWGMDKLWVSIDRANLNLPSKPGFEFKGFIHWDYDPETNPQNVQGLVALNDQVDEGVGGFQCIPELYRSYETWKQGQPIDRDRFKPDITGFELEKVKLMEGDLLIFNSKLPHGIRPNISEDQVRMAQYISMMPAEEDNEEKRNWRISSWKNKIAPKGYAFPGDPREWEKKLYPRAKLSPLGEKLLGVTLW; from the coding sequence ATGGACAGCAATAAAGACCACAAAGATATTCCCGGCAACCCGTCAACAGCCTATTCAAGTAAATTCCACTTGAATGACAGATCCAATGGGAAAAAATTACAAATAATGACTGAGTCTGATTGGGATTTTTGGGTCAAAAATGGCTATGTGATTATTCCTCAAGCTATACCAAAATCCTATACTTCAAGGTTGGCAAAACTCTTATGGGAATTTGAGGAAAAAGACCCGGATGATATGGCTACCTGGTATGCTACCGCATCTAAAGACATGGAGATGGTAGAGCTTACCAATAGTGGCATGGTTGAAATTTACAACCATCAATACCTATGGGACATCAGGCAATACCCAAAAGTCTATGAAGCTTTTACAGATATTTGGGGCATGGATAAGCTTTGGGTAAGTATAGATAGGGCCAACCTAAACCTTCCATCCAAGCCTGGCTTTGAGTTTAAGGGTTTTATTCATTGGGATTACGACCCGGAAACAAATCCTCAAAATGTCCAAGGATTGGTTGCACTTAATGACCAAGTTGATGAAGGTGTGGGCGGTTTTCAATGTATTCCCGAGCTTTACCGAAGCTATGAAACATGGAAACAAGGACAGCCTATAGATAGGGACCGGTTTAAGCCGGACATAACCGGCTTTGAACTTGAAAAAGTAAAATTGATGGAAGGGGATTTGTTGATCTTTAATAGTAAGCTTCCACATGGTATTCGGCCTAATATTAGTGAAGATCAGGTTCGTATGGCACAATACATATCCATGATGCCTGCTGAGGAAGACAATGAGGAAAAACGAAATTGGAGAATCTCCTCATGGAAAAACAAAATAGCACCCAAAGGTTATGCCTTTCCGGGCGATCCTAGAGAATGGGAAAAGAAATTGTATCCTAGGGCTAAGTTAAGCCCCTTGGGAGAAAAACTTTTGGGAGTTACTTTATGGTAA